The Novosphingobium humi DNA window TGCTGAAGGAACTGGGCATTGCCGAGGGCGTGACGCTGACGCTCAACACGCTGGGCGATGGGGAAAGCCGCGAGGCATGGCGCGCGGCGCTGATCGACTATTTCCGCGCGGTGAAGGGGGAACTCTCCGAAGATTCGCAGGAGCGTCTGGAAAAGAACCCGCTGCGCATCCTCGATTCCAAGGACCCCCGCGACAAGGCTTTCCTGCCCAATGCCCCGCGCATCGACGATTACCTGTCGAGCGAAGCGCAGGATTTCTTCGCCGCCGTTACGGGCGGTCTGGACGCGGCGGGCGTGGCCTGGACGCGCAATGGCGCTCTGGTGCGCGGCCTCGATTACTATCGCCACACCGCGTTTGAATTTGTGACGGACCGTCTGGGCGCGCAGGGCACTGTCCTTGGCGGCGGGCGTTATGACGGGTTGATCGAAAGCCTTGGCGGCGCGCCGACCCCGGCGGTCGGCTGGGCGGCGGGTGTCGAGCGGCTGGCGATGCTGGTATCGGGGGGCGGCCTGATTGCCGAGGATCGCACCGATGTGACCGTGGTGGTCGAGGATGACCGCGCGATTGCCGATGGTGTGGCGATTGCCGCCAAATTGCGCCGTGGCGGTCTGTCGGCCGAACTGGTGGCCACCGGATCCCCTCGCAAGCGGTTCGACAAGGCGGTCAAGACCAACACGCGCGCCATCCTTGCGTTGGGCTGGGGCGATGAGGGCGTGACGCAGCGTCTGCGCAATGTTGACGCTGATGCGGCCCGGATCGAGGCGCTGATCGCCTAAATGACCATCCCCTCCACTCGTCTGGCCCAGATTGCGGCGCGTTTTGCCGAGCTGGAGGCGCGTTTGGCCTCCGGCACGCTGGAGGGGGCCGATTTCGTGGCGGCGTCCCGCGATTATGCCGAGCTGGAGCCGGTGGCCCGCGCGGCGTCGGACGTGGCGACGATGCGCGGCGAGCTGGAAAGCCTTGCCGCGCTGGATGATCCGGACATGCGCGAGCTGGCCGAGGAGGAGATTGCTCGCATCCGCGCCGCCCTGCCCGAGGCCGAGCGGGCGCTTTCCATCGCCATGTTGCCGCGCGACAATGCCGACAGCCGCCCGGCCATGCTGGAAATCCGCGCCGGGACCGGGGGCGACGAGGCCGCTCTCTTCGCCGCCGACCTTTACCGCATGTATGAACGCTATGCCGCCGAACAGGGCTGGCGCGTCGAAATGGTCAGCGCGAATGCCAGCGAAATCGGCGGCTTCAAGGAAGTGGTCGCCCATGTCAGCGGGCAGGGCGTGTTTGCCAAGCTGAAGTTTGAATCCGGCGTTCACCGGGTTCAGCGCGTGCCCGTGACGGAAAGCGGGGGGCGCATCCATACGTCCGCCGCCACGGTCGCTATTCTGCCCGAACCGGACGAGGTGGATGTGCAGATCGAGGACAAGGACCTCAAGATCGACGTCTATCGGGCCAGCGGCGCGGGCGGGCAGCATGTGAACACCACCGATTCGGCCGTGCGCATCACCCACCTGCCGACCGGCACCGTCGTCACCTGTCAGGATGCGCGCAGCCAGCACAAGAACAAGGACAAGGCGATGCAGGTCCTGCGCGCTCGCCTGTTTGAGGCCCAGCGCGACGCGGCGCAGGGCGAGGAAGCCGAGGCCCGCAAGGCCATGGTGGGCAGCGGCGACCGATCGGAACGCATCCGCACCTATAATTTCCCCCAAGGCCGCGTCACCGATCACCGGATCAACCTGACGCTCCACCGCCTGCCCGAGATCCTCGAAGGGCCGGGGCTGGGCGAACTGGTCTCGGCGCTGATCCATGAGGATCAGGCCAAGAGGCTGGCGGCCTTGGGCGAATGAACGTTGCGCAGGCCATTCGGGCCGCTGCCGAGAGCCTGAGCGCGACCAGCGACACCGCGCGGCTGGATGCCGAGGTGCTGATGGCCCATGCGCTGGGGTGCAGCCGCACCGATCTGCTGCTGCGCCATATGAGCGATGGCGCGCCCGATGGGTTCGATAGGCTGATCGCGCGGCGCGCCGCCCATGAGCCGGTTGCCCATATCACCGGTCATCAGGAATTCTGGGGCCTGCCTTTTCGCGTCACGCCCGCCACGCTGATCCCGCGCGGCGACAGCGAGACGATTGTCGAGGCCGCGCTCGATGCCTGCGCCGCGCCTGATTACGTTCTGGGCCGCGTGCTGGATTGCGGTACGGGAACGGGGGCCTTGCTGCTCTCGGTCCTGCATGAACGGGCCGTGGCGCAGGGTGTGGGCATTGATGCTTCACCCGAAGCGCTGGCCGTGGCGCAGGGCAATGCCGAGGCGTTGGGGCTGGGCGAGCGGGCGCAGATGGTGCTGGCCGACTGGACACAGGCGGGCTGGGCCGATGGGCTGGGGCGGTTCGATCTCATTCTGGCCAATCCGCCCTATGTGGAATCAGACGCCGCGCTGGACCCCAGCGTGCGCGATTACGAACCGGCCAGCGCGCTGTTTGCCGGGGCCGAGGGGCTGGACGATTACCGCGTCCTGATTCCCCAATTGCCCGATCTGCTGATGCCGGGCGGGGTGGCCGTGATCGAAATCGGCCATCAACAGGCCCAGGCGGTGGGACAAATTGCCGCAGATGCCGGTTTTGCCGTAAAATTACGGCTTGATCTGGCCAATCGGCCCCGCGCGCTCGTGCTTTCTCAGGAAAGCCGGGCGATTTCGTAAGATTCCGCTTGGCTTTTGCGGGCGGGGCTTTTAATTGAACCAACAGGACCGCCGAGGGATGGGATCTTCCCCTCTGGCTGGTGCTACTCCAGCATCTTCGTCAGGATAAGCCGATTGAGGCTGGACCCGACGAAACAGGGCCTCGCGGCGATTTCGCGGCGCGGCATAATGACAGGACGAGGAGCACGCCGGCATAGAGGCCGAGCGGCGATCCGGGGTTAAGGAATACTCACCCTTGAACAACAATCGTGGGAATAACCGCCGCCGTGGCCGTGGCAACAACAACGGTCGGCCGCAAAATGGTGGTCAGCAGCTTAACCGCATTGACAGCCGGGCGCGGGGCAATGCCCCGCAATTGCTGGAGAAATATCGCAAGCTGGCACAGGACGCCCATCTTAATGGCGACCGTGTTCAGGCCGAATATTATCTGCAATTTGCGGATCATTACTTTCGTGTGATCGCCGATACGCGCCTGCGTCAGGAAGAATCGCGCGCGCGCCGCGATGACCGCTGGCAGGACAATGGCGATGCGGGCCGCGATGATGGCGACGATCAGGGCGATTTCGCCGTGGACAGCGATTTCCCCGCTTTCGACGCGCCGCCGGTCTATACCCGCCGCGAGCGCGAAGAGCGCAGCGAGCCGCGCGCCGAAGCGCCGCGCCGCAGCGAGGAAGCCGCTCAGGAACCCGGCGAAGAGCAGGGTGGCGAAACCGGCGAGACCGGGGCCGAG harbors:
- the hisS gene encoding histidine--tRNA ligase, translating into MSKPQIETPQAIRGTQDIFGADADAFAFVVETFERVRKLYRFRRVEMPVFEKTTVFSRSLGETTDVVSKEMYSFEDRGGESLTLRPEFTAGLARAYLTNGWKQYAPVKLATHGPLFRYERPQKGRYRQFHQIDAEVIGAGEPTADVELLVMADQLLKELGIAEGVTLTLNTLGDGESREAWRAALIDYFRAVKGELSEDSQERLEKNPLRILDSKDPRDKAFLPNAPRIDDYLSSEAQDFFAAVTGGLDAAGVAWTRNGALVRGLDYYRHTAFEFVTDRLGAQGTVLGGGRYDGLIESLGGAPTPAVGWAAGVERLAMLVSGGGLIAEDRTDVTVVVEDDRAIADGVAIAAKLRRGGLSAELVATGSPRKRFDKAVKTNTRAILALGWGDEGVTQRLRNVDADAARIEALIA
- the prfA gene encoding peptide chain release factor 1 encodes the protein MTIPSTRLAQIAARFAELEARLASGTLEGADFVAASRDYAELEPVARAASDVATMRGELESLAALDDPDMRELAEEEIARIRAALPEAERALSIAMLPRDNADSRPAMLEIRAGTGGDEAALFAADLYRMYERYAAEQGWRVEMVSANASEIGGFKEVVAHVSGQGVFAKLKFESGVHRVQRVPVTESGGRIHTSAATVAILPEPDEVDVQIEDKDLKIDVYRASGAGGQHVNTTDSAVRITHLPTGTVVTCQDARSQHKNKDKAMQVLRARLFEAQRDAAQGEEAEARKAMVGSGDRSERIRTYNFPQGRVTDHRINLTLHRLPEILEGPGLGELVSALIHEDQAKRLAALGE
- the prmC gene encoding peptide chain release factor N(5)-glutamine methyltransferase codes for the protein MNVAQAIRAAAESLSATSDTARLDAEVLMAHALGCSRTDLLLRHMSDGAPDGFDRLIARRAAHEPVAHITGHQEFWGLPFRVTPATLIPRGDSETIVEAALDACAAPDYVLGRVLDCGTGTGALLLSVLHERAVAQGVGIDASPEALAVAQGNAEALGLGERAQMVLADWTQAGWADGLGRFDLILANPPYVESDAALDPSVRDYEPASALFAGAEGLDDYRVLIPQLPDLLMPGGVAVIEIGHQQAQAVGQIAADAGFAVKLRLDLANRPRALVLSQESRAIS